The nucleotide window CGTATGGAAGATAAAATTCGGAGGCGACAATGATGAAGGAAGAAGCGAATCGAACAAAAGCGCTTGACATGGCGGTGACGCAGATCGAAAAGCTGTTCGGTAAGGGCTCGATCATGAAACTCGGGGAGAGGGCTCCCGAGGAAATACCAGTCATCTCTACCGGGTCGCTCGCACTGGACATTGCGCTTACTATTGGCGGGCTGCCGCGAGGCAGAGTCGTTGAGATTTACGGGCCTGAGGCCTCGGGTAAGACAACGTTGGCGCTGCAGGTGATCGCCGAGGCCCAGAAAAAGGGCGGTGCGGCGGTATTTATCGATGCGGAGCATGCGTTGGACATACAC belongs to Syntrophorhabdales bacterium and includes:
- a CDS encoding ATPase domain-containing protein; translated protein: MMKEEANRTKALDMAVTQIEKLFGKGSIMKLGERAPEEIPVISTGSLALDIALTIGGLPRGRVVEIYGPEASGKTTLALQVIAEAQKKGGAAVFIDAEHALDIHYAAKIGVNTEDLLISQPDTGEQALEITEHLVRSGAVDVIVIDSVAALVPRAEI